From a single Nicotiana tomentosiformis chromosome 2, ASM39032v3, whole genome shotgun sequence genomic region:
- the LOC104106762 gene encoding plant UBX domain-containing protein 4: protein MSSRDSKKPSRQTSGSRAGGIRTLSDLNRPSGRDDSDSDSDGPQEYYAGGEKSGMLVQDPSKHNDVDSIFDRARQVGATQGPLDNVVPSSSSTSFTGTGRTLAGETVPTSAPQPPESIVHNIIFWRNGFTVNDGPLRRLDDPENASFLESITKSECPRELAPADTRSQVHCNLIRRDENCPVPEKRQVPFQGVGRTLGSSSTPATSEPSALVPISTASAPTSVLDDSLPSTSLQIRLADGTRMVAHFNFQQTVGDINAFIDASRPSDTRAYQLQTVGFPPRILSDPTQTIEQAGLANSVVIQKF, encoded by the exons ATGTCTTCACGCGATAGCAAGAAGCCCTCTAGGCAAACGTCGGGAAGCCGTGCCGGCGGCATTCGCACACTTTCCGATCTGAATCGTCCTTCTGGTCGCGATGATTCCGATAGTGATTCCGATGGCCCCCAAGAATACTACGCTGGTGGTGAAAAAAG TGGAATGCTTGTTCAAGATCCTTCAAAGCATAATGATGTGGACTCCATCTTTGACCGAGCTAGGCAAGTCGGTGCCACGCAAGGTCCTCTGGACAATGTCGTCCCTAGTTCAAGCTCAACAAGCTTTACTGGAACTGGGAGAACACTTGCAGGGGAGACAGTACCAACATCAGCTCCTCAACCGCCTGAGTCCATTGTACACAATATTATCTTCTGGAGAAATGGTTTCACTGTAAATGATGGCCCTTTGAGAAGGCTGGATGATCCTGAAAATGCATCTTTTCTTGAG AGTATCACAAAGTCTGAATGTCCAAGAGAGTTGGCTCCTGCAGATACTAGGTCCCAAGTGCACTGCAACCTCATAAGGAGGGATGAGAACTGTCCT GTACCAGAGAAACGCCAAGTACCATTTCAGGGAGTGGGAAGAACACTAGGAAGCAGCTCAACTCCAGCAACCTCCGAGCCATCTGCTTTGGTTCCCATAAGCACTGCCTCGGCACCTACAAGCGTTCTGGATGATTCATTGCCGTCAACCTCGCTTCAAATTAGATTGGCTGATGGAACTCGCATGGTTGCACACTTCAATTTCCAGCAGACTGTTGGTGATATCAATGCCTTCATTGATGCTTCAAGGCCAAGTGACACCAGGGCCTATCAACTGCAAACGGTTGGATTTCCTCCTAGAATCCTCAGTGACCCAACCCAAACAATTGAGCAAGCAGGACTGGCGAATTCAGTGGTTATACAAAAATTTTGA